CCGAACGTGTGGCCTATCTCGCCGATGGACGCGTCGTCGAATTCACCCGTTCACACTACCGCGGCGATTCCTATGATTTCGTCGCCGAACTTCATCTCGCAGAAGGATCATGACAGAACATCACACCGACATGGCGCGCGAAGTCGCCGAAGCGCCCGAAGCCGTTGCCCGCATGCTGACCACCAACCGCAGCGCGCTTGCCGAGCTGGGCAAGCTCTACCGGGCGAAAGCGCCGAGCCACATCGTCACCTGCGCGCGCGGTTCCTCGGACTGCGCCGCTTCCTATTTCAAGTACCTGATCGAGATCACGCTGGGCCTGCCCTGCTGCTCCGTCGGCGCCTCCGTCGTCTCCGTCTACGGCGCCAGGCTCGCCTTGCGCGACACGCTGCTGCTCACTATTTCGCAGTCCGGCCGCAGTCCCGACATCCTGGCCTTCCAGGCCGAAGCGAAGCGCGCCGGCATCCCCACCCTCGCCGTGACCAACACCGAGGATTCTCCCTTGGCGCGCGAGGCCGATCTCTGCCTGCCGCTTTGCGCCGGGCCTGAGCGCAGCGTCGCCGCGACCAAGACCTTCATTGCGTCGGCCGCCATGGCGGCGGCACTCGTCGCGGCCTGTGGCGGAGATGCCCGCTTCGCCCAGGCGGTCGAGAAGCTGCCGGAAGACCTGGACCGTGCGCTCGCGATCCGCTGGAGCGAAATGGAGGAGGCCTTCGCGCCGGCGACATCGGCCTATGTGCTGGGCCGCGGCCCTTCGCTCCCGATGGCGCAGGAAGCGGCCCTCAAGCTCAAGGAGACCTCCGGTCTGCATGCCGAAGCCTATTCCGCCGCCGAGGTGATTCACGGGCCCATGGAGCTCGTCGGACCGGGCTTCCCGGTCGTGGTGCTGGCGCCCGAGGACAAGGCCTTCGCCACCACCGCCGACACGGCACGGCGCCTGGCCGAAGCCGGCGCCCATGTGATGACGCCGGACTTTGCCCGCACCAGCGATCCGCGCCTCGATCCCATTTCGATGATCCAGAGCTTTTATGGCAGCGCCGAGCGCATCGCCCGGGCGCGCAACCGCGATCCCGACAAGCCGCGGCTTCTGAAAAAGGTGACGGAGACCAGATGACCCGCTTTGCGCTGAAGGGTGCCCGCCTCTTCGACGGCGATACGATCCGCGAGGGCATGGCCGTCGTCATCGATCAGGAGAAGATCGAAAGCATCCTTCCCGCAGCGAAACTGACCGGTGATATTCCGACGCTCGACCTCGCGGGCGGGCTGCTGGCGCCTGGCTTCGTCGACGCGCAAGTGAATGGCGGCGGCGGCGTGCTGCTCAATGAAGCGCCGACCGTCGCCACCATCCGCCGCATGGCCGAAGCCTATCGCATCTACGGCACCACCAGCCTGCTCCCGACCGTCATCACCGACCGCACCGACATCATCCATCAGGCCGCCGATGCGGTGGCGACGGCCCGGCGCGAGAATGTTCCGGGCGTTCTCGGCATCCATATCGAGGGGCCTTTCCTCGATCCCAGCCGGCGAGGCGCCCATCCGCCCGAGTATATCCGCGCCATCACGCCCGACGACGTGAGCTGGCTCACCCGCCTCGATTGCGGCATCGTGCTCCTCACCGTGTCGCCGTCGCATGTCTCGCCCGAGACGATCGCCACTTTGACCAGGGCCGGCATCATCGTTTCGCTCGGCCATTCCGACGCGACCGCGCCGCAGGCGGCGGCCGCTCTCGCCGCCGGCGCCCGCGGCTTCACGCATCTCTACAACGCCATGAGCCAGCTGCAGCATCGCGAGCCTGGCATGGTCGGCGCGGCGCTCGCCGATCGCGCCAGCTATTGCGGCATCATCGCCGACGGCCATCATGTCGATCCGCTCGCCTTGCGGGTGGCGCTCGCCGCGAAGCCCAGGGGCCACATCTTCCTCGTCACCGACGCGATGCCGCCCGCCGCCGGCGGTCCGGCACGGTTCAAGCTCCAGGGCCGCGAGGTCGAGGTCCGCAATGGCCGCTTGGCACTTTCCGACGGAACGCTGGCGGGCTCCGTCCTGACGATGGACCAGGCACTGCGCTATTGCGTCGACATCCTGAGGCTCGATCTCGCCGAGGCCTTGCGCATGGCCTCGCTCTATCCCTCGGCATTTCTCGGGCAGGATCGCGTTCGGGGCCGAATCGCTCCAGATTACCGCGCCGATCTCGTACATCTGACGGACGATCTCGCCGTCACCACAACCTGGATCGACGGAAAGAGCTCATGAAACTCAAACTCGCCGGGCATCTGAGCCGGGGCAGCGGCAAGGTGAATGAGGACGCCGTGGGCTTCATCGGCGATCCTGAGGATGTCAAAGCGGCCTGGGCGCTCGACGGCGTCACCGGCATCAATGACAAGGGCCTCGGCCTCATGGGCAGCGACGCGCAATGGTTCGTGGCGCGCATCGATCATCATCTGCGCGCGCTGCTGCCCGGCGCTGCCGATCTACCGGGCGCGATGTCCGAGCTGATCGACCGGCTGATCGACGATCTCGGACAGCACAGACTTCCGGAGAAATACGATCCCCCCGCCGCCTGCATTGCCGCGGTCTGCCGGATCGGCGGCACGTGGCAGGCCGTGCGCCTCGGCGACTGCCGCCTGATCGCCAGCGATCACTGTGGCTTCCAGCGCATCGTCGATTTCCCGAATGACGATTTCGATCATTGGATCACCGCCGAGGCGATGCGCCTGCGCGCCTCAGGCGTGAGCGATCTCAAGGAGATGGTGCGAACCTTGCAGCCGGCGCTCTTCGCCAATCGCCGTAAACGCAACCGCACGGGTGGCTACGGCGTGATCGAGGCGGACCGCGCCTGTCTCGCTTTCGCCGAATATCTGGAACTCGATGATCCCTCGCCCGTGCTGCTGGCGAGCGATGGATTCTTTCGCCTCGTCGACCACTACCACGATCTCTCCGAAGCCGAGCTTCTGGCGCGCGTGGCGAAGCCGGGCGAGATCGAGACCCTCTATGCGAGATTGCGGGCACTCGAGGCGGGCGATCCCGACTGCCGGCGATTTCCGCGCTTCAAGCCGCAGGATGATGCGAGCGCCGTGGCGCTCGTCGCGTAATCGGCGGGACTGCGCTCAGGCCCTTGCCTTCAGCTCCGCCGCCGCCATCGCATAGCCGCCCGCCGCTCCGTCGATGAAGTGGAAATGATCGCGCGCGAAAGGATTGGGCACGAAGCAGGTCATCAGCGCTGAATCCTGGCGGTGCAGGCCATAGCGGCAGAGGCCCGCCTCATAGGCTTGGGCGAGGCGCTGCTCGAGGCGCGTGATCAGCGTCGGGGCAATGTCGACCGTGAGCTTGAGCCCGTCGTCGAACTTGCGGAAATCGGTGTTCTGCGCGACATCGTTCTTATACACCGCCGCATCGAAGCGGCCGATCTTCAGGTTGGCGCGGAAAATCAGCCAGCCGAGCAGGCTTTCGGCGAGGATATGAAGCTTGCGCCGCCATAGCGATCCGTGGCGCGTGGCGAGCGCCTCGTAATTGAGACCCTTGGGCGGAAAGCCGAATTTGCGCGGTACCGGCAGGCCGGCCTGGTCCTCGCCATCGACGATGGCGATGATATCGTCGATGAGCCTGGTGAAATCGGCGCTGCGTTCAACGCCGACCGGCGTGACGATGAGAGAAACGATCTCGCCATTCTTTGCCGCGATGGGATCCCAGCGGCAGGAGAGGCCGGAGAGATCGGGACGCGCGCCCGCCGTGGCGGCCGGCACACGATAGTCGCCCGCCTTCATCCGCGCCTCCGCCCAGCTGGCGCCGCCGCCCGCGAACATCGCATAGGTAACCTCGGAGCTGGCGCGAAAGCGCGCGACCCGCACATCATGGCCCTCGGCCCTGATATCGCGCATCGGCACGATGGCGGCGCGCAGATCGAGCCCCAGATCGTCCTTGACCCAGGCCTGCGTGAGGGAGAGCGCCTCGCTTGTCTCGGGCACCGCATTCTCGGGCACCGCCAGCATGGCGCCATCACCGCCGAAGACGAAGGGGATCTTGCGCGTCCCCACCGCATTCAGCACCGCCGAGATCACGCTGGCGCCCGCCATGTTGACGGCCTTGTATTCGCCGCGCGCGATCGCCTGCGTCGAGCTGACGATGTCGGCGGTTGCCAGTGACCACGTGCCGGGCAAGGGCTGATAGTTTTTCGCATCGGCGACGCCCGAGAATTTTTCGAAGGTCGGCAACGCTTCGAAGAAATCGTCCTGCCCCATATCGGTCATCCGGAAAAACTAGCATGGCAGCCTAGCCATGGCGACAACGCGATCCCGGATTGACGCCTGCACGCGCCGCCGCCATAGGCAAAGGGGTGAGGATCGCCTTCTATGCCCCGCTCAAAGCGCCCGACCATCCGGTTCCCTCGGGGGACCGTCAGATGGCGCGGCTCATCATGAAGGCGCTCGGCCAGGCGGGCTTCGAGGTGGACCTCGCCAGCGGCTTGCGCGCCTTCACGCCAGATCCCGCGCCGGAAGCTTTCGCTGTCCTGCTTGATGCCGCCGAAGCGGAGAAGGCACGCCTGAGGCAGGCCTGGCAGGACGGTCAAAGGCCCGATCTCTGGTTCACCTATCATCCCTATTACAAGGCACCCGATCTTCTTGGGCCTGAGCTCGCGCGTCATTTCGACATTCCCTATGTCACCGCCGAAGCTTCCTACGCGCCCAAGCGCGACCGCCAGGGCTGGGCACAGCGCCAGGCACTGATCCGCGACGCAGTCGGCCTCGCTCGCATCAATATCTGCTTCACTGAGCGCGACCGCGCCGGACTGGAAAAGTCCGTGCCCGAGGCGCGCTTCGCGGCCCTTCCACCTTTCATTGATACGCAGGCCTATGGTGATGGTTGCGCCGCCGCACCGCCCGCACACCTGATGGCGGTCGCGATGATGCGCAAGGGCGACAAATTTGCGAGCTTCACCATGCTCGCCGAGGCGCTCGGGCTGCTGCTCGATCTGCCTTGGCGGCTCACAATTCTAGGCGACGGGCCGATGCGGGCGGAAACCATGGCGCTTTTCGATCGAATCCCGTCCGATCGCCTCGACTGGCGAGGTGAGTTCAGGCCCGAAGCCGTGCCTCAATGCCTGCGCCAGGGCGGCATCTATGCCTGGCCGGGCACCGGCGAGGCCTATGGCCTCGCTTATCTCGAGGCGCAGGCCTCAGGCCTGCCGGTGGTGGCGCAATCGACCGCCGGCGTTCCGGCCGTCGTCCGCGACGGCGTGACTGGTATCCTGACGCCCGAAGGCGATGTCGCCGCCTATGCGGCGGCCGTCCGCGTATTGCTGACGGACGACGCCAGACGCGCGGCCTATGGCCGGGCGGCCCGCGATTTCGTGCTCGCCGAGCGCTCGCTCACCAAGGCCTCCGAGCGCCTGGCCGCGATCCTGAACGAGGCGATGACATGATGAACGAAGATCTCTGGCGGCCGCTCCGTGACGAACTTCAGGAGTGGCGCGCCGCCGGCCGCACCGCCTCGCTGTGGCTGCGCGATGATGATGCGGTGGCACCGACGCCGGCACTCGACCGGCTGATCGGCCTCGCGCGCGATTATGCCGTGCCCGTGGCGCTGGCGATCATCCCGGTCAGTACCGGGCCTGATCTGGCCCACCGTCTCGCCCAGGAAACACTTATCCATCCCGTCGTCCATGGCTGGTCGCATGCCAATCACGCGCCCCCGTCCGAGAAGAAGCAGGAACTGGGCGATGACCGGCCGCGCCAGGCGGTCAAGGATGATCTCACAAGAGGACTTGCGCGCCTGAGCGAGTTCTATCGCGACAGGCTCACCAGCTTGCTGGTGCCGCCCTGGAATCGTATCGATCCGGCGCTCCTCGATGATCTGCCGATGCTCGGCTACACTGGCCTGTCGGCTTTCGGACACAAGCTCGCCTCGACGGAGCACCTCACCGTCGTCAACACGCATATCGACATCGTCGATTCGCGCGCCGGCAATCGCTGTCGCGATCATGGCGTGCTGATCGCAGACCTCGCCCGGGAACTTGCGGAGGCGCGCGCTGCCGGTGGCGCGGCACCCGTCGGCGTGCTGAGCCATCATCTGGTGAGCGACGACGACGCTTTCCGCTTCCTGAGCGATCTCTTCGACGTCACCGCCCGAAGCGGCGTGGTGCGCTGGCGAACGCCGGCAGAGCTTCTCGAGCGATAGCGCATCGGACCGAAAAGCTTGTGACCGGGCCTGACCCGGCCATCGCAGCGGTTTTCGGATAATCCGATGCGCAATACAAGAGATGGAGCGCCGACGCGATTCCATCGCAACGTCCGGCGCTCTGGCCCTTACAGATCCACGACCAGGCCCTGACGCGCCACGAAGGCGCCGGCGAATGCCGCCTTGGCCTCCTCGCCGATCACGTCCAGTTCGTCGTCATTGCGCAGCGGCGAATGGTGGAAGATGGCGAGTTGCTTGGCCTTGGCCGCCTTGCACAGGCGCACGCCTTCCTCCCAGCTCGAATGGCCGAAACCGCGATAGCGTGGCATCTCCTCGTCGGTGAAGGCGGCGTCATAGATGACGAGATCGGCATGGTCGATGAGCTTCAGCACATTCTGGTCGAGCTTGCCGGGCGCATGCTCGGTGTCGGTGATATAGCAGGCGCACCTGCCCTGGAATTCGACGCGATAGCCGACGGCGGCATTGGGATGGTTGAGGCTGGCGGTCCTGAGCACGATGCCGTCATGGGGATTGAGCACATCGCCCGGTTTGAAATCCTTGTAATCGACATCGGCGATGAAGATCTCCGGGGCGATCGGAAAATACGGCGCCTTCATGATTCCCGAGATCATTTCATGCGTCGTCATCACCCCGGCGAGATGGCCGGACCATATGCGGATCTTGTTGCTGCCGCGATAGAACGGCAGGAAGAACGGAATGCCGAAAATATGATCCCAATGGCAATGGGAGAAGAACATGTCGAGGCGCGTCACGCCTTCGCGTTCGAATTCCTGGCCGGCACGCTTCAGGCCCGACCCCGCATCGAACATCAGGACATGCTCGCCGCAGCGCATTTCGACGCAGGACGAATCACCCCCATAACGCGTGACTTCCGACCCCGACACCGGAATGCTACCCCTGGCGCCCCAAAACTTTACCGTAAATTCACTCTTTTCTTTCAACGACTTGACCCCTCGCTCGGCGGGCATCGTAGCATTTCCTACGGCTTATGCGACTCTAAAGCGGGCAATTGCGTCGCCCGCTTCACCATGACCACTTCGAGCGTTCCGGCCCTTCCCCGGATCTCCAGGCTTCGGGTTTCGAGGTCTCCCGGCTCGGTCTCCGCCTTGTCGAGGACCACCCGGGAAATGATCGCCTGCACATTGAGCTCCTTGGCTGCGGCCTCCAGCCGGCTGGCGGTGTTGACGGTATCGCCGAGCGCGGTGACGCCGCGCGCCGTGGCACTTTTGCCCGCCGCCCCGATGCGCCCCAGTATGGCGGCACCCGAATGAAGACCGATGCCCATCTCGAGCGCGCCGCGTAGTTCCTCGTGCAGGCTCTGATTCAGGGCGTCGAGCACGCCGCCCATGGCCCTGGCCGCGGCCAGGGCCTCGCGCGCTCCGGCCTTCGCCGTCTTGTCCATGCCGAATATCGCCATGATGCCGTCGCCCATGAACTTGTCGACATAGCCTCCTGTATCGACGATGACTTCGCTCATGCGTCCCAGATACTGGTTGAGCAGGAAAACGACGTCATAGGAGAGACGCTGCTGCGACAGCTTGGTGAAGCCCCGCAGATCGCAGAACATCACGGTGACCTCCTGCTCGACGCCCCAGAAATATTTGTCGACGAGCCCATCCACCGCGTCGGCCGTCGCCGCCGGCAGGAGCGTGGTGATGACGAGATCGGTCTCGGGGCGAAACTGGCAGGCGAGCCTGACATTGGCCGGAGCGCCGACCCGCTTCAGCACTTTCAGCTCATTGGCATCCGGCGGCGGCTCGTTCGCCGGGCCTTCGATGACCCTGATTCGGCAGGTCGAGCAGCGTGCCCGCCCGCCGCACACCGAGGCATGCGGAATGTTGTTGAGGCGGCTCATTTCGAGGACGGACAGGCCGCGCCGCGCCGAGACACGCTGTCCACCCGTATAGGTGATGGTGATCGTGTGCCGGTACCGATCGAGGAGCCCGAGGCCGATGCGCGACGCCACGATCAGGGCGAGCAGGCCCAGATAGAGGTAGAATTCATAGTCGAGCAGGCCATGCAGGAAGTTGAACTGCTCCTGCGACATTGGCGGCTCGAAATCCGAAACATAGCGGATGGCACGCCCGGCGGATGCAAATCCCGCGAAGCCAAGCGCCGGTATAAGGGTCGCCAGCGCTACCCACAGCCATCTGAGCCGGCGATACCAGAACTTGAACTCGAGCCAGTGATGCAGGCCGATCAGACCGTGCACCCAGACGAGCAGCATCAGCGCCGCCTGTCGCCAGGCTTCGGCCGGCCACATGACCCACAAAGCGTAGGTATAGTTGTCATCGACTCCGGCATAGATATGAGCGCCGCGCATGCCGGTGACATGGCGCAACAGCAATAGCGGGATGAGCAGGCCGAAACCCAGCTGCACCCATTCATGCGGCCTGATTCTCAGGCTGCGGCGCCTGATGAAGACCACGATCCCGAGCACGAAGTGGACGAGGAACGAGGCCAGCAGGATGATCGTGCCGGGAAGGCTCCGGGTAAGGGCGATGCGCCAGAGGCGCACCTCTTCCATCATCTCGATCGACAGCAGCCCAACCGCATGATTGAGGAAATGCGTCGCCGCGAATGTGAACAGAACGAGGCCGGTCGCCAGCCTGAGCTGGCGCAATGTCACGCGTGGAAGGGCGGTACGGTAGGGCAAGGCAACATCTGGAGAAGTCATGCCGGCCTCCGCTTAGATCACGATGAGTTTGGATTGAGTCAATCCAAACTCATAAACGTGATCGATTCGATATTCAGCGCGGGATACTTGCGAAAAACCGGTACCCACTTTTTCGCATCCTGCGCTACAGCATCGGACCGAAAAGTGCGAAGCGGTTTTCAGATAATCCGATGCGCAAATCAAAGAGTTAGAGCGCCGGACCGATTCCATGTGAGCGTCCGGCGCTCTAGCGCGGGCTTCTAGTTTGCCTTTCGCCTGAGATCGCTGCGCGCCTCGCTGAGCTCCGCCGTCGTGTGGCTCAGGCGGTCGGCGAGCACCCGCATGATTTCGACGGCCATTTCCGGAAACTCGGCCAGCAGCTTGAGGAAATGCTCCTTGCGGATGCGCAGGGTTTCGAGCGGCGCGTTGGCCCTGACGGTAGCGGTGCGCGAGACGTCGCACAGGATGGCGATCTCTCCGACGATCGAATTCGGCTCCAAGGTCGCCACCTTGATCTCGCCGCTCTGCGAATTGACCAGCACATCGGCCGAACCGGCGAGAACCACATAGGCGGCATCGCCCGGATCACCCTGCTTGAAGAGTGTCTGTCCGGCGTCGAAACTGACGCGGTCCGAAGTAAAGGCCAGGAGCTTGAGCTTGCCTGGCGCCACGCCCGAAAAGAGCGGTACGCGCCGCAACAGCTCCACCTCATCTTTGAGCTGCATCGCTCAATACTCCTATATCTGGTCCAACCATATACTACGACGCCAGAAGCCCTGCAAAAACGCCCTTCTTGGACATGAGCTGGTCATAATCGCCGTCCTCCACCGCGGTCCCCCGGTCGAGCACCACCACCCGGTCGAAAAGCCGCGCCAGATTGGGATTGCTGAGCACCCAGACGACCGCCGGCTTGCGGCCGTCGCGCGCCGCCTCGCCCAGGACCGAGCGCACCAGCTGCTCCTGGGTGCGCTGCTCGACCGAGGACAGCGCCTTGTTGAGGATGATGTAATCGCCCCGCTTGAGGAGCGCACGGGCGACATGCAGCTTCTGGCGCTGCACCGAGGTGAGGCGGCGGCCGCCGACACCGACATTGAATTCGAGCCCCACCCTGATAACGTCCCGGCTGACATCCAGGTCATCCAGCACCGAGCGGACAATGCCGCGGATGCGCTCGGCGCCGTCGGCATGGCGGTGGCCGACGCGGCCAAACAGCACGTTGTCGAGAATGCTGGCGGATTTGTTGTAGCTCTCGACATCGTAAGGCTCGATCGCCCCTTTCAGGCTGTCCGGCAGATTGTCGTGGAAGGCCGCGCGCGCCGCCACGATGCGATCCATCATCTCCTGATCGAGAAGACCGAAGCGATAACGCGGCTCGACATAGGAGAAAGCCAGTTTCATCATCCGGCTGCGGTCCGCCTCGGCGACCTGGGCGAAGGGCTTGTCCTGCAGCTTCTGCAGCAGCGCCTGATAATCGGGGATCTCATCCGCCGTCATAAAGATCAGTTGCTGGAAGAACGGATGATCGGGCGGCAGGTCGCGGAACAATTCGACGGCGTTGCGCGCGATCTCGACGCCCATGCGATAGAGCGCCTCATCCAGGCCCGACTGCGCCAGCACCGAGCGGAAATAGGCGTTGGACGCGAGATTGACATTGGACAGCTCGGGTCCCACCGGCGTGCCGAACAGGAGGTTTTCGCCGACCGTCGCCTCCGCATTGTAGAGTGCGGGATCGAAGGAGGTGACGAGGCTCGCCAGTCCTTCCTCCTCGAGGCGTGTCCGCAATGCCTTGCGCGCCGACACGATATGCTCGGGGATAGCGGGATGTAGCGTCTCGTCGACGGAGGCCCTGAGCCCCAGATCGAAGACGTCATCCGAGAAATGCACCGCGTCGAGCACCTGCTCGATGGCGGCGAGCAGATCATCCGGGCCTTTGGCGCCGATCGTCTCGTAGTCGATCCAGTCGCTGCGCAGGTCGTGATCGGGGTTTCCGGCGCGCCCGGCTTCGTCCATCTCCCAGGCGCGTTGCTTCGCCAGATCACCTTCATAGGTGGCTTGGCGCATCGGAAAATGCTTCAGCACATAGACCAGGTTCTCCAGAATGGTGCCCTGGAAGAGATGGGCGTCGGCTGCCGCATAGGCCGTGCGCCGCCCCGTCACGGCTTCGGGAAGCGCCTGGAGATCGGTGCCGTTGATGGCGACGCGGCCCTGCTCCGGCCATACGAGGCGCACCATGGCGTCGGCCAGTGCCTCGGTGCCGCCGCCCGCCGTACCGATGACGGCGACATTCTCGCCGGGTCTTATGTCGAGCGTGATGTTCTCGAGGAGTCTCGCGCCGCTGTCGTCGCTGGCGGAGAAATTGGTGATGGAGATCGGCGTCGTGATCGGCGCCACCGGCTTGCCGTTCAGTTCCTGGACTTCCGCCTCGATCAACTGGTCGACCTGAAACTGCTCATAGACCTGGGCGTATTTGACCTGAACGTCGAGACGCTGCTGATCCCAGTCGATCAGGTCCTTGATCGGGCTCGGCAGATCCTTGTAGGCCGAAATCACCGCGACGAGCTGACCGATATCGAGCTGGCCCCTCAGCGCCAGATAGCCGCCGATCGCGTAGAACAGGAAGGGCGTGACCTGGGCGAGGAAATTATTGAGGAACTTGACGAAGAATTTCCACTGGTAGAGATCATAGCGGATCTTGAAGATGCGGCCGAGGCGGTTCGCGATGTCGGCGCGCTCGTAGTTCGACGTGTCATGGACATGGATCGAGGAAATGCCGTCGACGATCTCGCCGACGCGTCCGGCAAGCTGGCGCGCGGTGAGCTGGCGCTCCTTGCCGAGCTTGATGAGGCGGCGCCGCATTTTCGGGATGACGACGCCCTGGATGCCGACCATGAAGGCGGCGAGGAAGCCGAGCCAGAAATTCTGCAGGATGATGAAGAACAGCGCGGTCGCCGCCTGAAGACCGAGAAATGCCGGCTGCACGAAAGCATCGCCGATGAAGCCGCCCAGCGGCTCGACCTCGTCCTTCACCATGGTCGCGACTTCGGAGGCCTTTACGCGCTTGAAGACATTCGGCGGGAAGCGCAGCACGCGGTCGACGAGTTGGAAACGCAGGCGGCGCAGCATGCGCTCGCCGAGCCGGCCTTTGAACGTGTTGATATAGAGCTTGAAGAGGCCGTTGATGATGACGAGGACGAGAAAACCGCCCGACAGCGCCATCAGCATTTGAAAGCGGTCGAGGCTGAATCCCTCGAAGAGGACGAAGGGCTTCGCCGTCGATATCCAGTCCGGCAGATCGATGACCAGGCGCAGGAAGGTCTGGTGCGCGTCTGGGGTGGCGAAGCCGTCGCCCTGGATCGGTCCGTTGACGATCTGCTTGGGCAGATCGAGCGACATGTAGTAGGTCGGCATCGACA
This genomic stretch from Nordella sp. HKS 07 harbors:
- a CDS encoding SIS domain-containing protein codes for the protein MTEHHTDMAREVAEAPEAVARMLTTNRSALAELGKLYRAKAPSHIVTCARGSSDCAASYFKYLIEITLGLPCCSVGASVVSVYGARLALRDTLLLTISQSGRSPDILAFQAEAKRAGIPTLAVTNTEDSPLAREADLCLPLCAGPERSVAATKTFIASAAMAAALVAACGGDARFAQAVEKLPEDLDRALAIRWSEMEEAFAPATSAYVLGRGPSLPMAQEAALKLKETSGLHAEAYSAAEVIHGPMELVGPGFPVVVLAPEDKAFATTADTARRLAEAGAHVMTPDFARTSDPRLDPISMIQSFYGSAERIARARNRDPDKPRLLKKVTETR
- the nagA gene encoding N-acetylglucosamine-6-phosphate deacetylase codes for the protein MTRFALKGARLFDGDTIREGMAVVIDQEKIESILPAAKLTGDIPTLDLAGGLLAPGFVDAQVNGGGGVLLNEAPTVATIRRMAEAYRIYGTTSLLPTVITDRTDIIHQAADAVATARRENVPGVLGIHIEGPFLDPSRRGAHPPEYIRAITPDDVSWLTRLDCGIVLLTVSPSHVSPETIATLTRAGIIVSLGHSDATAPQAAAALAAGARGFTHLYNAMSQLQHREPGMVGAALADRASYCGIIADGHHVDPLALRVALAAKPRGHIFLVTDAMPPAAGGPARFKLQGREVEVRNGRLALSDGTLAGSVLTMDQALRYCVDILRLDLAEALRMASLYPSAFLGQDRVRGRIAPDYRADLVHLTDDLAVTTTWIDGKSS
- a CDS encoding DUF3095 domain-containing protein; its protein translation is MGQDDFFEALPTFEKFSGVADAKNYQPLPGTWSLATADIVSSTQAIARGEYKAVNMAGASVISAVLNAVGTRKIPFVFGGDGAMLAVPENAVPETSEALSLTQAWVKDDLGLDLRAAIVPMRDIRAEGHDVRVARFRASSEVTYAMFAGGGASWAEARMKAGDYRVPAATAGARPDLSGLSCRWDPIAAKNGEIVSLIVTPVGVERSADFTRLIDDIIAIVDGEDQAGLPVPRKFGFPPKGLNYEALATRHGSLWRRKLHILAESLLGWLIFRANLKIGRFDAAVYKNDVAQNTDFRKFDDGLKLTVDIAPTLITRLEQRLAQAYEAGLCRYGLHRQDSALMTCFVPNPFARDHFHFIDGAAGGYAMAAAELKARA
- a CDS encoding protein phosphatase 2C domain-containing protein — protein: MKLKLAGHLSRGSGKVNEDAVGFIGDPEDVKAAWALDGVTGINDKGLGLMGSDAQWFVARIDHHLRALLPGAADLPGAMSELIDRLIDDLGQHRLPEKYDPPAACIAAVCRIGGTWQAVRLGDCRLIASDHCGFQRIVDFPNDDFDHWITAEAMRLRASGVSDLKEMVRTLQPALFANRRKRNRTGGYGVIEADRACLAFAEYLELDDPSPVLLASDGFFRLVDHYHDLSEAELLARVAKPGEIETLYARLRALEAGDPDCRRFPRFKPQDDASAVALVA
- a CDS encoding glycosyltransferase family 4 protein; protein product: MRIAFYAPLKAPDHPVPSGDRQMARLIMKALGQAGFEVDLASGLRAFTPDPAPEAFAVLLDAAEAEKARLRQAWQDGQRPDLWFTYHPYYKAPDLLGPELARHFDIPYVTAEASYAPKRDRQGWAQRQALIRDAVGLARINICFTERDRAGLEKSVPEARFAALPPFIDTQAYGDGCAAAPPAHLMAVAMMRKGDKFASFTMLAEALGLLLDLPWRLTILGDGPMRAETMALFDRIPSDRLDWRGEFRPEAVPQCLRQGGIYAWPGTGEAYGLAYLEAQASGLPVVAQSTAGVPAVVRDGVTGILTPEGDVAAYAAAVRVLLTDDARRAAYGRAARDFVLAERSLTKASERLAAILNEAMT
- a CDS encoding MBL fold metallo-hydrolase — its product is MPAERGVKSLKEKSEFTVKFWGARGSIPVSGSEVTRYGGDSSCVEMRCGEHVLMFDAGSGLKRAGQEFEREGVTRLDMFFSHCHWDHIFGIPFFLPFYRGSNKIRIWSGHLAGVMTTHEMISGIMKAPYFPIAPEIFIADVDYKDFKPGDVLNPHDGIVLRTASLNHPNAAVGYRVEFQGRCACYITDTEHAPGKLDQNVLKLIDHADLVIYDAAFTDEEMPRYRGFGHSSWEEGVRLCKAAKAKQLAIFHHSPLRNDDELDVIGEEAKAAFAGAFVARQGLVVDL
- a CDS encoding cyclic nucleotide-binding domain-containing protein, giving the protein MQLKDEVELLRRVPLFSGVAPGKLKLLAFTSDRVSFDAGQTLFKQGDPGDAAYVVLAGSADVLVNSQSGEIKVATLEPNSIVGEIAILCDVSRTATVRANAPLETLRIRKEHFLKLLAEFPEMAVEIMRVLADRLSHTTAELSEARSDLRRKAN
- a CDS encoding polysaccharide deacetylase family protein, producing the protein MMNEDLWRPLRDELQEWRAAGRTASLWLRDDDAVAPTPALDRLIGLARDYAVPVALAIIPVSTGPDLAHRLAQETLIHPVVHGWSHANHAPPSEKKQELGDDRPRQAVKDDLTRGLARLSEFYRDRLTSLLVPPWNRIDPALLDDLPMLGYTGLSAFGHKLASTEHLTVVNTHIDIVDSRAGNRCRDHGVLIADLARELAEARAAGGAAPVGVLSHHLVSDDDAFRFLSDLFDVTARSGVVRWRTPAELLER
- a CDS encoding adenylate/guanylate cyclase domain-containing protein yields the protein MTSPDVALPYRTALPRVTLRQLRLATGLVLFTFAATHFLNHAVGLLSIEMMEEVRLWRIALTRSLPGTIILLASFLVHFVLGIVVFIRRRSLRIRPHEWVQLGFGLLIPLLLLRHVTGMRGAHIYAGVDDNYTYALWVMWPAEAWRQAALMLLVWVHGLIGLHHWLEFKFWYRRLRWLWVALATLIPALGFAGFASAGRAIRYVSDFEPPMSQEQFNFLHGLLDYEFYLYLGLLALIVASRIGLGLLDRYRHTITITYTGGQRVSARRGLSVLEMSRLNNIPHASVCGGRARCSTCRIRVIEGPANEPPPDANELKVLKRVGAPANVRLACQFRPETDLVITTLLPAATADAVDGLVDKYFWGVEQEVTVMFCDLRGFTKLSQQRLSYDVVFLLNQYLGRMSEVIVDTGGYVDKFMGDGIMAIFGMDKTAKAGAREALAAARAMGGVLDALNQSLHEELRGALEMGIGLHSGAAILGRIGAAGKSATARGVTALGDTVNTASRLEAAAKELNVQAIISRVVLDKAETEPGDLETRSLEIRGRAGTLEVVMVKRATQLPALESHKP